The Heptranchias perlo isolate sHepPer1 chromosome 40, sHepPer1.hap1, whole genome shotgun sequence genome has a window encoding:
- the LOC137305667 gene encoding casein kinase I, translated as MELRVGNKYRLGRKIGSGSFGDIYLGANIATGEEVAIKLECVKTKHPQLHIESKFYKMMQGGVGIPSIKWCGAEGDYNVMVMELLGPSLEDLFNFCSRKFSLKTVLLLADQMISRIEYIHSKNFIHRDVKPDNFLMGLGKKGNLVYIIDFGLAKKYRDARTHQHIPYRENKNLTGTARYASINTHLGIEQSRRDDLESLGYVLMYFNLGSLPWQGLKAATKRQKYERISEKKMSTPIEVLCKSYPSEFSTYLNFCRSLRFDDKPDYSYLRQLFRNLFHRQGFSYDYVFDWNMLKFGAGRTPEESERERREHDREERVVQTRSSATRVLPPGTGAGAVGNRLRNGQDAVLPSQASRAQQSANTSPRPISRAERERKVSMRLHRGAPANVSSSDLTARQDASRISASQTSMPFEHLAK; from the exons ATGGAGTTGAGAGTTGGGAACAAATACAGGCTGGGGAGGAAGATTGGCAGCGGTTCCTTTGGTGACATTTATCTGG gTGCAAACATCGCCACTGGGGAGGAGGTTGCAATAAAGCTGGAATGTGTCAAAACGAAACACCCCCAACTCCACATCGAGAGCAAGTTTTACAAAATGATGCAGGGAGGAG TTGGGATCCCCTCGATTAAATGGTGCGGCGCAGAGGGAGATTACAACGTGATGGTGATGGAGCTGCTGGGTCCTAGTCTCGAGGACCTCTTCAACTTCTGCTCGCGCAAGTTCAGTCTGAAGACTGTGCTCCTCCTTGCAGACCAGATG ATCAGTCGAATTGAGTACATTCATTCCAAAAACTTCATCCACCGTGACGTTAAACCAGACAACTTCCTCATGGGCTTGGGCAAGAAGGGCAACCTGGTTTATATCATTGACTTTGGCCTGGCCAAGAAGTACCGTGACGCACGTACTCACCAGCACATCCCATACCGGGAAAACAAAAACCTGACTGGCACGGCACGGTATGCCTCCATCAACACCCATctgggcatcg AACAAAGTCGCCGTGATGACCTGGAGTCACTGGGTTACGTCCTGATGTATTTTAACTTGGGCTCATTGCCATGGCAGGGACTCAAAGCAGCCACAAAACGGCAGAAGTACGAGCGCATCAGTGAGAAAAAGATGTCTACTCCGATCGAAGTATTGTGCAAGAGCTATCCGT CTGAGTTTTCTACCTACCTGAACTTCTGTCGCTCCTTGCGTTTTGATGACAAGCCCGATTACTCGTACCTGCGCCAGCTTTTCCGGAACCTATTCCACCGACAGGGCTTCTCATATGACTACGTCTTTGATTGGAACATGCTGAAGTTT GGCGCAGGTCGTACCCCAGAAGAAAGTGAGCGGGAGCGCAGAGAGCACGACCGGGAAGAACGTGTGGTACAGACACGCAGTTCAGCAACACGAGTCCTCCCACCCGGAACAGGAGCTGGTGCCGTTGGCAACCGGTTACGAAATGGACAAGATGCGGTGCTGCCTTCTCAGGCGTCTCGAGCTCAGCAGTCTG CAAATACCTCACCGAGACCCATCTCTCgagcagagagagagcggaaagtGAGCATGAGGTTACATCGAGGTGCTCCTGCCAACGTTTCTTCCTCTGATCTTACAGCGCGGCAAGACGCATCGCGCATTTCAGCGTCACAG ACCAGCATGCCCTTTGAACATCTGGCAAAGTGA